Proteins encoded together in one Entomobacter blattae window:
- the msrA gene encoding peptide-methionine (S)-S-oxide reductase MsrA: MTEKRSIILGGGCFWCIEAIYKDLKGVIAVKSGYAGGDVPNPTYEQVCTGATGHAEVVKVTYLSEEIPLEMLLNIFFTVHDPTTLNQQGPDKGTQYRSIVITSNAEETQTVKDVLQQVAQAGLWKNPIVTQIQERKTFYPAEVSHDDYFALNPQSAYCQAVVAPKVYKFRQSYLDLLK; this comes from the coding sequence GTGACTGAAAAAAGATCCATTATTCTCGGGGGTGGCTGTTTTTGGTGTATAGAGGCAATTTATAAAGATCTTAAAGGGGTTATAGCCGTTAAAAGTGGTTATGCTGGGGGAGATGTGCCTAACCCAACCTATGAACAGGTCTGTACTGGCGCTACAGGCCATGCAGAAGTTGTTAAGGTTACCTATCTTTCAGAAGAGATACCGTTAGAAATGTTACTCAACATTTTTTTTACGGTTCACGACCCAACGACTCTGAATCAGCAAGGCCCCGATAAGGGCACGCAATACCGCTCAATTGTGATTACAAGCAATGCGGAAGAAACGCAGACGGTGAAGGATGTGCTCCAGCAGGTTGCTCAGGCAGGCTTATGGAAAAACCCCATTGTTACACAAATTCAAGAGAGAAAAACGTTCTATCCAGCAGAGGTCAGCCATGATGATTATTTTGCTTTAAATCCACAATCAGCTTATTGTCAGGCTGTTGTAGCCCCAAAAGTCTATAAATTTAGACAAAGCTATTTAGATTTATTAAAATAA
- the hfq gene encoding RNA chaperone Hfq, giving the protein MAKEPSQNVQDVFLNHVRKTKNPVTVFLVNGVKLQGIITWFDNFSILLKRDNHTQLIYKHAVSTVMPVGAVSLFDPQASQQASTAENTPSFPPFSQPD; this is encoded by the coding sequence ATGGCGAAAGAACCTTCACAGAATGTACAGGATGTTTTTCTTAATCATGTTAGAAAAACAAAAAATCCAGTAACAGTATTTTTGGTCAATGGTGTTAAACTCCAGGGAATTATTACGTGGTTTGATAATTTCTCCATCTTACTGAAAAGAGATAACCACACTCAACTTATCTATAAACATGCCGTGAGTACTGTTATGCCAGTTGGGGCTGTTTCCTTGTTTGATCCCCAGGCAAGCCAGCAAGCTTCTACGGCAGAAAATACTCCCTCTTTTCCTCCATTCTCCCAGCCTGATTAG
- a CDS encoding SDR family NAD(P)-dependent oxidoreductase, whose product MKIVHKSLFITGASSGIGRALALFYAKEGVRLVLWGRHAERLEKTAELCRKKGAIVYTRSQDIAHIQEAIDSYRQDDSRYNIHLAILSAGVSDIKGDSQAVEDPLAVFHIGLVNYAATSALATVIGECMVRHKGGKIVLVSSVAAFHAIPFAAAYSGSKAGLNKFATALRILLRKHGVSVCLVCPGFVDTPMSRRVKSFKPGLMEVDQAASLIADAIKMGKKEFIFPRFFVFLKYVEYFMPAKLRDFILGKIPSG is encoded by the coding sequence GTGAAAATTGTTCATAAATCTCTATTCATTACGGGAGCTTCTAGTGGAATAGGTAGGGCTTTGGCACTCTTTTACGCTAAAGAAGGGGTAAGGTTGGTTCTCTGGGGAAGACATGCTGAAAGATTAGAAAAAACAGCAGAACTTTGCCGTAAAAAAGGGGCGATTGTTTACACACGCAGCCAAGATATAGCCCATATACAAGAGGCGATAGACAGTTATCGTCAGGACGATTCACGCTACAATATCCATCTAGCTATTTTAAGTGCCGGGGTCAGTGATATCAAAGGGGATAGCCAAGCCGTAGAAGACCCTCTTGCTGTTTTCCATATTGGGCTTGTCAATTATGCGGCCACCTCTGCTTTAGCGACGGTTATTGGTGAATGTATGGTAAGGCACAAAGGGGGAAAGATTGTTTTGGTAAGCTCGGTGGCAGCCTTTCATGCTATTCCTTTTGCTGCGGCTTACTCTGGCTCTAAGGCAGGGTTGAATAAATTTGCCACAGCCTTGCGGATTCTGTTACGCAAGCATGGTGTTTCCGTTTGTCTGGTTTGCCCAGGTTTTGTTGATACGCCTATGAGCAGGCGCGTTAAAAGCTTTAAACCAGGTTTAATGGAGGTGGATCAGGCTGCCTCTCTTATAGCCGATGCTATTAAAATGGGCAAAAAAGAGTTCATTTTTCCAAGGTTTTTTGTTTTTTTAAAATATGTGGAATATTTTATGCCTGCAAAACTGCGTGATTTTATTTTAGGAAAAATCCCTTCAGGGTAA
- the ilvD gene encoding dihydroxy-acid dehydratase — protein sequence MVKHWDKSHLPSRHVTEGYDRAPHRSYFHAMGLTEDEIHQPLVGVATCWNEAAPCNIALSRQAQSVKTGVKEKAGTPREFTTITVTDGMAMGHQGMKSSLVSRDAIADTVELTVRGHCYDALVGLAGCDKSLPGMMMAMLRLNVPSVFMYGGSILPGTYKGKDVTVVDVFEAVGQYAAGKIPKEELHELECVACPSAGACGGQFTANTMATVSEAIGLALPGSAGAPAPYEERDKWAIESGRAVMNLLKHKIRPRDIVTKKALENAAVVVGATGGSTNAGLHLPALANEIGIDFTLDDVARIMRDTPYIADLKPGGKYVALDVYRVGGIPVILKSLLDAGLLHGECMTVTGKTMAENLAYVKIPEDQDVVFPVSRAITKRGGVVGLKGNLAPDGAIVKIAGMKTLRFEGAALCFDCEEEAFEAVKQHRYKEGDIIVIRYEGPKGGPGMREMLSTTAAIYGQGMGEKVALITDGRFSGGTRGFCVGHVGPEAAVGGPIALLKDGDRIIIDAEAGTIEVALSEQELEERRKNWKPRKTDYNSGAIWKFAQLVGPASKGAVTHPGSKEETHIYADL from the coding sequence ATGGTTAAGCATTGGGATAAAAGCCATCTTCCTTCTCGCCATGTTACCGAAGGCTATGATCGGGCACCGCATCGATCCTACTTTCATGCGATGGGCCTCACAGAAGATGAAATCCACCAGCCTTTGGTAGGGGTTGCTACTTGTTGGAACGAAGCAGCTCCTTGTAACATTGCTTTATCCCGTCAGGCCCAATCTGTTAAAACAGGGGTTAAGGAAAAGGCGGGCACTCCTAGGGAGTTTACCACTATTACAGTCACTGATGGCATGGCTATGGGCCATCAGGGAATGAAATCTTCTCTGGTTTCCCGCGATGCCATTGCCGATACTGTGGAGCTCACAGTAAGGGGCCATTGTTACGATGCGCTTGTGGGTCTTGCAGGGTGTGATAAATCCCTTCCAGGGATGATGATGGCCATGCTGCGTTTAAATGTTCCCAGTGTATTTATGTATGGGGGGTCTATTCTTCCAGGAACCTATAAGGGTAAGGATGTTACAGTTGTAGATGTTTTTGAGGCTGTTGGCCAATATGCGGCTGGAAAAATCCCCAAGGAAGAATTACACGAACTTGAATGTGTGGCCTGTCCATCAGCGGGAGCATGTGGGGGGCAGTTTACAGCCAATACAATGGCTACCGTGAGTGAGGCTATTGGTTTGGCCTTACCGGGTTCTGCCGGTGCTCCAGCACCTTATGAGGAGCGGGATAAATGGGCTATAGAAAGTGGGCGGGCTGTTATGAACCTGCTTAAACATAAAATTCGCCCTAGGGATATAGTCACCAAGAAAGCCCTTGAGAATGCCGCAGTTGTTGTTGGTGCTACGGGAGGTTCAACCAATGCAGGGTTACATTTACCGGCCTTAGCCAATGAAATTGGAATTGATTTCACTCTTGATGATGTTGCTCGTATCATGCGCGATACCCCTTACATTGCCGATTTAAAACCAGGCGGAAAGTATGTAGCTCTCGATGTGTATCGAGTTGGTGGCATTCCTGTTATATTAAAGTCCTTATTAGATGCAGGGTTGCTCCATGGGGAATGCATGACAGTAACTGGCAAGACCATGGCTGAGAATTTGGCTTATGTAAAAATACCGGAAGATCAGGATGTTGTCTTTCCTGTTTCACGGGCTATTACCAAAAGGGGCGGTGTTGTTGGACTGAAGGGTAATCTTGCACCCGATGGGGCCATTGTTAAAATTGCAGGGATGAAAACTTTGCGCTTTGAAGGAGCAGCTCTCTGTTTTGATTGTGAGGAAGAGGCGTTCGAAGCTGTTAAACAGCATCGTTATAAAGAAGGCGATATTATTGTTATCCGCTACGAAGGGCCAAAAGGTGGCCCTGGTATGAGGGAAATGCTTTCAACAACAGCAGCTATTTATGGGCAGGGGATGGGCGAGAAGGTAGCCCTCATTACGGATGGTCGTTTTTCAGGGGGAACACGCGGGTTTTGCGTAGGCCATGTGGGCCCAGAGGCAGCCGTTGGTGGGCCTATTGCTCTGTTAAAAGATGGCGACCGTATTATTATTGATGCTGAAGCAGGAACCATAGAGGTGGCCTTATCTGAGCAGGAGCTAGAAGAGCGGCGCAAAAACTGGAAACCCAGAAAAACAGATTATAACAGTGGTGCAATCTGGAAATTCGCCCAACTTGTTGGTCCAGCCTCCAAGGGAGCGGTAACCCATCCTGGCTCCAAAGAGGAAACTCATATTTATGCTGATTTATAA
- a CDS encoding TolC family outer membrane protein, which translates to MKASYSLSFGLAALLCSGTALAQKYDGSGSPTFIPHTLQEAMASAYLTNPTLQQERATLRSTDEGVPAALAGWRPRISASSSISYYSGASNFFSSDNLPLNNRRYSTPGYTAGVNLQQNVYTGGKTTASTHQAVNKVMAERAKLLATEQQILYNVVQAYVEVIQDEQLLQLRINNEKVLQEQLRATNERFKVGEITRTDVAQAEAALASARAQRQQAEGTLQTAQATYMQIVGTPPPPNLVPPQPLVLPVKTQQEAIAESVANNPNIINALFEESAAKDAVSVAFAAVMPQLSATLGFQRNVNQQYNRQVTYNKSAILQLTVPVYQGGSEYAAIRQAKQQVAAAHKNVDIQRRSALQLAASNWQQLMASKASINSSRAAIAANVVALDGVERQAIVGTSTTLEVLQQQQTLLSSQIALVQNLSSLVLSSYNVAAAIGRLTAADLKLNVPHYDYTAYYRAVEDKLWGVNDEAVDQPGR; encoded by the coding sequence ATGAAAGCATCTTATAGTCTTAGTTTTGGTCTTGCCGCTTTATTGTGTAGCGGTACAGCCCTTGCACAGAAATATGATGGCAGCGGATCCCCCACTTTCATCCCTCATACTTTGCAAGAAGCTATGGCCTCCGCCTATCTTACAAACCCTACTTTGCAGCAAGAACGAGCAACCTTACGTTCAACAGATGAGGGGGTTCCTGCTGCCTTAGCTGGCTGGAGGCCCAGAATTTCAGCAAGCTCCAGTATCAGTTATTATAGTGGTGCCAGTAACTTTTTTTCCTCCGATAATTTACCGCTCAATAACCGGCGGTATTCAACCCCAGGGTACACGGCTGGTGTAAACCTTCAGCAAAATGTCTATACGGGGGGGAAGACAACGGCCTCTACCCATCAGGCTGTTAACAAGGTTATGGCAGAAAGGGCCAAGCTTTTAGCCACAGAACAGCAGATTCTCTATAATGTTGTTCAAGCTTATGTTGAAGTTATTCAGGATGAGCAGCTTCTTCAGTTACGAATCAATAACGAAAAGGTTCTGCAAGAGCAGCTTAGAGCGACAAATGAGCGCTTTAAGGTTGGCGAAATTACCAGAACCGACGTAGCCCAGGCTGAAGCAGCGTTAGCGAGTGCAAGGGCACAGAGACAACAGGCAGAAGGTACTTTGCAAACGGCACAAGCCACTTATATGCAAATAGTGGGAACACCTCCTCCTCCTAATCTGGTGCCCCCTCAGCCTTTGGTTTTGCCTGTGAAAACACAACAAGAGGCGATTGCTGAATCGGTAGCTAATAACCCCAATATTATTAATGCTTTGTTTGAAGAATCTGCTGCTAAAGATGCTGTCTCGGTAGCGTTTGCTGCCGTAATGCCGCAACTTTCGGCAACTCTGGGCTTTCAGAGAAACGTGAACCAGCAATATAACCGCCAGGTTACTTATAATAAGTCAGCTATTTTACAGTTAACTGTTCCTGTCTATCAAGGCGGGAGCGAATATGCTGCTATCCGTCAGGCCAAGCAACAGGTGGCAGCTGCCCATAAGAATGTAGATATTCAAAGGCGATCTGCTTTGCAACTTGCAGCCTCGAACTGGCAGCAGCTTATGGCGAGTAAAGCCTCTATTAACAGCAGTCGGGCTGCGATTGCAGCGAACGTGGTGGCGTTGGATGGTGTGGAGCGTCAAGCTATTGTAGGAACGAGTACCACGCTTGAAGTACTGCAGCAACAACAGACCCTTCTCTCCTCTCAGATTGCCTTGGTGCAGAATTTGAGCAGCCTGGTTTTATCCAGTTATAATGTGGCTGCTGCTATTGGTCGCCTTACAGCAGCAGACTTAAAGCTCAACGTTCCTCATTATGACTATACAGCCTATTACAGAGCCGTTGAAGACAAGCTTTGGGGTGTGAATGATGAAGCTGTGGATCAACCTGGTAGATAG
- the hflX gene encoding GTPase HflX — protein MGTLEKFAETTKAAVILPWKKSGKEDNYARNAESRLEEAIGLTRSIGVDIAYSQIVVLRSRRPATLIGIGQIEALREEISSLDIALVVIDAAITPVQQRNLEKALEAKVIDRTALILDIFGERAVTKEGSLQVELAHLEYQRSRLVRSWTHLERQRGGFGFMGGPGETQIESDRRMIGQRITRLKEELEQVRRTRGLHRQARKKVPFPIVTLVGYTNAGKSTLFNKLTGSSVKAQDQLFATLDPTMRAVTLPSGSKIILSDTVGFISDLPTELVAAFRATLEEIAYADVILHVRDLSNPDSQAQKQDVVKVLEGMEREGLLAFGWQKLVVEVLNKIDHIEGIDIPVDNANRVAVSALTGQGLESLLTVIDQKLMEGADEKLYRFSIAEGEALAWLYQHGEVIERLNTESEITIRVRLSQVEQTRFEQKFSILPQTTD, from the coding sequence GTGGGTACGCTAGAGAAATTTGCAGAAACGACAAAAGCCGCTGTTATTTTGCCATGGAAAAAATCTGGCAAAGAGGATAATTATGCCCGCAATGCTGAATCTCGGCTAGAGGAAGCCATAGGGCTAACGCGTTCTATCGGTGTCGATATCGCTTACTCGCAAATTGTGGTTTTGCGCAGTAGGCGGCCGGCTACTCTTATTGGCATTGGGCAGATTGAAGCACTCCGAGAAGAAATATCAAGCCTCGATATTGCTCTTGTGGTTATTGATGCGGCTATAACGCCTGTTCAGCAGCGTAATCTTGAAAAAGCCCTTGAAGCCAAGGTTATTGATCGTACAGCCCTTATTCTGGATATTTTTGGGGAAAGGGCCGTCACTAAAGAGGGTAGCTTGCAAGTCGAGCTCGCCCATCTGGAATATCAAAGAAGCCGACTGGTTAGGTCTTGGACCCATTTGGAGCGTCAACGTGGTGGTTTTGGTTTTATGGGGGGGCCAGGGGAAACGCAGATTGAATCTGACAGACGAATGATTGGTCAGCGTATTACCAGACTGAAGGAGGAGCTTGAGCAAGTCCGCAGAACAAGAGGGTTACACCGCCAGGCACGAAAAAAAGTACCTTTTCCTATTGTAACTCTTGTGGGGTATACTAATGCTGGAAAATCGACCTTATTCAATAAATTAACAGGTTCTTCAGTAAAAGCCCAGGATCAACTTTTTGCAACGTTGGATCCAACCATGCGGGCTGTTACATTACCATCGGGAAGCAAGATTATTCTTTCTGACACGGTGGGCTTCATCAGTGACCTTCCTACAGAGTTAGTGGCTGCCTTTCGGGCAACTCTGGAAGAAATCGCCTATGCCGATGTGATCTTGCACGTTCGTGATTTGTCAAACCCCGACTCTCAAGCTCAGAAGCAAGATGTTGTTAAAGTTTTGGAGGGCATGGAGCGAGAAGGGTTACTGGCTTTTGGGTGGCAAAAACTGGTGGTAGAAGTTCTTAATAAAATTGATCACATAGAAGGGATTGATATACCGGTCGATAATGCAAACAGGGTGGCTGTATCAGCCCTGACCGGACAAGGATTAGAATCCTTATTAACGGTGATTGACCAAAAACTTATGGAAGGGGCTGACGAAAAGCTCTATCGGTTCAGTATAGCAGAGGGAGAAGCTCTTGCTTGGCTTTATCAACATGGAGAGGTCATAGAACGGCTCAATACTGAGAGTGAAATCACCATACGAGTCCGTTTATCTCAAGTGGAGCAAACTCGTTTTGAACAAAAATTCTCCATCCTTCCACAAACCACAGACTAA
- a CDS encoding valine--tRNA ligase, with translation MLEKTFSPQEVEQSLYHLWEESGVFSADPGSSKPAFAIMIPPPNVTGNLHMGHALTMTLQDILVRWRRMQGYDVLWQPGTDHAGIATQLVVERELRSEKLSREGLGREKFTERVWQWKNNSGGQITQQLRRLGASLDWKRERFTMDEGLSVAVRKVFVTLYRDGLIYRDNRLVNWDPVFRSALSDLEVVNKEIKGHLWYIRYPVAEEEGQFITIATTRPETMLGDVAIAVHPEDDRYTTLIGQSAIVPLTGRRVPIVADEYSDPEKGTGAVKITPAHDFNDFEVGKRHNLPLYTVLDEEAHIILTEIEEQLTNVSGLADKEFVYSLKGLSREKARAAIVEELERLSLLDKVESHIHQVPHADRGGAIVEPRLTLQWYCDAPHLAKAAIKAVKKKEAAFIPEQWENTFFAWMNNIQPWCISRQLWWGHQIPAWYGPDGHVFVAFDEEEAKKQAFAHYKNEKILTRDEDVLDTWFSSALWPFSTLGWPEETEELKKYYPGSVLVTGFDIIFFWVARMIMMGEYFIKDVPFKKIYIHGLVRDEHGQKMSKSKGNGIDPLLLIDKYGADVVRFTVSISTGIGRDVRLGEKRVEEFRGFVTKLWNAARFCEMNGITAHQEFSAHQGIHPLALWIMEEAQVTLTEVTTALEAFRFDDYAQACYRFVWNRFCDWFLELAKPWFLEGDTPAARELKECCGAILGFILKILHPVMPFVTEELWHHFGYGPRGSLIRAEWPRPSSMAESQKKDIDWLISLISEIRTIRAEMNIPPAQKMPVYVMEMNSAHRAIAKDWGEALSRMARVSEFHELEGNIPDESAQTVLQEATLIFPLSGVVDIVAEKKRLGKEISRLGNELAKVEAKLANKDFISRAKPEVVEENRQRLFTFQNEIKRFEAALARLA, from the coding sequence ATGCTAGAAAAAACTTTTTCTCCTCAGGAAGTTGAACAGTCTCTTTATCACTTATGGGAAGAATCAGGCGTTTTTTCCGCCGATCCAGGCAGTAGTAAGCCCGCTTTTGCTATTATGATTCCTCCCCCTAATGTTACCGGGAACTTGCATATGGGGCATGCTTTAACCATGACCTTGCAAGATATTCTGGTGCGTTGGCGCCGCATGCAAGGGTATGATGTGTTATGGCAGCCGGGAACAGATCATGCAGGTATAGCAACCCAGCTTGTCGTAGAAAGAGAGCTCCGCTCGGAAAAACTTTCTCGCGAAGGGCTGGGGAGAGAGAAGTTTACCGAACGGGTTTGGCAGTGGAAAAATAATTCCGGTGGGCAAATTACTCAACAGCTTAGGCGTCTTGGGGCGTCGCTAGACTGGAAGAGAGAGCGCTTTACAATGGATGAGGGGCTTTCTGTTGCTGTTAGAAAGGTGTTTGTGACCCTTTATCGGGATGGCCTTATTTACCGAGACAACAGGTTGGTGAACTGGGATCCAGTTTTTCGTTCTGCTCTGTCAGATCTAGAAGTGGTTAATAAGGAAATAAAAGGGCATTTATGGTATATTCGCTATCCTGTTGCTGAAGAAGAAGGGCAGTTTATTACCATTGCAACGACCCGTCCTGAAACCATGTTGGGAGATGTTGCCATTGCCGTTCATCCAGAGGATGACCGCTATACCACCCTTATTGGTCAGTCCGCTATTGTTCCTTTAACTGGTCGGCGGGTGCCTATTGTAGCGGATGAATATTCAGATCCGGAAAAGGGAACAGGGGCTGTCAAGATCACTCCAGCCCATGATTTTAATGATTTTGAGGTAGGAAAAAGGCATAATCTTCCCCTTTATACTGTGCTTGATGAAGAGGCACATATTATTCTCACCGAAATCGAAGAGCAGTTAACCAACGTTTCTGGCTTGGCCGATAAGGAATTTGTTTATAGCCTAAAAGGGCTTTCACGAGAGAAGGCACGCGCTGCCATTGTTGAAGAGCTTGAGCGATTATCGTTGCTGGATAAGGTTGAATCCCATATTCACCAAGTTCCCCATGCTGATAGGGGCGGGGCCATTGTTGAACCTCGGCTAACTTTACAATGGTATTGTGATGCACCACACTTGGCAAAAGCTGCGATTAAAGCTGTTAAGAAGAAAGAGGCAGCCTTTATTCCCGAGCAGTGGGAAAATACTTTTTTTGCCTGGATGAACAATATTCAACCTTGGTGCATTAGCCGCCAATTATGGTGGGGTCATCAAATTCCGGCCTGGTATGGGCCCGATGGCCACGTTTTTGTAGCCTTTGATGAAGAAGAAGCCAAAAAACAAGCATTTGCCCATTATAAAAATGAGAAAATCCTTACTCGAGATGAAGATGTTCTTGATACATGGTTTTCATCCGCCCTGTGGCCGTTTTCTACTCTTGGCTGGCCAGAAGAGACGGAAGAGTTAAAAAAATATTATCCCGGCAGTGTCTTGGTGACAGGGTTTGATATTATATTTTTCTGGGTTGCCCGTATGATTATGATGGGGGAATACTTTATTAAAGATGTTCCCTTTAAAAAAATTTATATTCATGGATTGGTGCGCGATGAACATGGGCAGAAAATGTCTAAAAGTAAAGGAAACGGGATAGATCCCCTCCTTTTAATTGATAAATATGGAGCTGATGTTGTTCGCTTTACTGTTAGTATCTCCACGGGAATTGGAAGGGATGTAAGGCTGGGAGAAAAGCGGGTTGAAGAATTTAGGGGGTTTGTAACCAAGTTGTGGAATGCTGCTCGTTTTTGTGAGATGAACGGCATTACAGCCCATCAGGAATTCTCAGCTCATCAGGGAATACACCCCTTAGCTTTGTGGATTATGGAAGAGGCCCAGGTGACCTTGACTGAGGTTACAACGGCTTTGGAAGCCTTCAGGTTTGATGATTATGCTCAGGCCTGTTATCGATTTGTTTGGAACCGTTTTTGTGATTGGTTTCTAGAGTTGGCAAAACCGTGGTTTTTAGAAGGAGATACGCCGGCTGCCCGAGAGTTAAAAGAATGTTGCGGTGCTATATTGGGGTTTATATTAAAGATACTGCACCCTGTTATGCCTTTTGTTACTGAAGAGTTATGGCATCATTTTGGGTATGGCCCCCGTGGCAGCCTGATTAGGGCAGAATGGCCACGTCCTTCCAGCATGGCAGAAAGCCAGAAAAAAGATATAGACTGGTTAATAAGCCTGATCTCTGAAATCCGAACTATTCGTGCAGAAATGAATATTCCTCCTGCCCAAAAAATGCCTGTCTACGTTATGGAGATGAACTCAGCCCATAGAGCTATTGCAAAAGACTGGGGAGAGGCTTTGAGTAGAATGGCAAGGGTTTCAGAATTTCATGAATTGGAAGGGAATATCCCCGATGAAAGTGCGCAAACTGTTCTTCAGGAAGCCACTCTTATTTTTCCTCTTAGTGGTGTTGTTGATATTGTTGCCGAAAAAAAGCGTTTAGGCAAAGAGATTAGCCGTTTGGGGAATGAACTGGCAAAAGTAGAGGCAAAATTGGCTAATAAAGATTTTATTTCTCGTGCCAAACCAGAAGTTGTAGAAGAAAATCGTCAGCGGCTATTCACTTTCCAAAATGAAATTAAACGATTTGAGGCAGCTTTGGCTCGTTTAGCCTAG
- a CDS encoding protein-L-isoaspartate O-methyltransferase family protein, with protein sequence MLNFTEARQKMVDAQIRPQQINDPRIVSIMRHLPREQCTPDSLKDFSYIDGNLSLGEGRVLTEPRITGRMLQLSDVREGENVLVIAAGTGYVAAMFANLGAKVTAVEQNKELSALGEKFCKNFAPEVHWYTASFKEGFPGRGPYDLIYIDGAVQEIPPIYKQQLAPGGRIVGVIWPEGKVASAFLAEHSETDLKVLPQFDVSLPLLPELVVEPSFKL encoded by the coding sequence ATGTTGAATTTTACAGAAGCGCGTCAGAAAATGGTTGACGCACAAATCCGTCCACAACAAATTAACGATCCGCGTATTGTCTCTATTATGCGCCATCTCCCACGAGAGCAATGCACCCCAGACTCTCTCAAGGATTTTTCCTATATTGATGGAAACCTTTCTCTAGGGGAAGGTCGCGTATTGACAGAGCCTCGCATTACTGGCCGAATGCTCCAGCTAAGTGATGTCAGAGAAGGGGAGAACGTGCTTGTTATTGCTGCCGGTACGGGGTATGTTGCTGCCATGTTTGCAAATCTTGGTGCCAAGGTTACCGCTGTGGAACAAAATAAGGAGTTATCGGCTTTAGGGGAGAAATTTTGTAAAAATTTCGCTCCAGAAGTTCACTGGTACACAGCCTCCTTTAAAGAGGGTTTCCCAGGAAGAGGGCCCTATGATCTGATCTATATTGATGGAGCCGTACAGGAAATTCCCCCCATCTATAAGCAGCAGCTTGCGCCGGGTGGTAGGATAGTTGGGGTCATATGGCCAGAAGGAAAAGTCGCCAGTGCGTTTCTGGCAGAGCATTCAGAGACAGATCTAAAAGTCTTGCCACAGTTTGATGTATCTTTGCCACTATTGCCAGAACTTGTGGTTGAACCTTCTTTCAAACTTTGA